The Vidua macroura isolate BioBank_ID:100142 chromosome 27, ASM2450914v1, whole genome shotgun sequence genome includes a window with the following:
- the LOC128819572 gene encoding LOW QUALITY PROTEIN: alanine and proline-rich secreted protein Apa-like (The sequence of the model RefSeq protein was modified relative to this genomic sequence to represent the inferred CDS: deleted 1 base in 1 codon) — protein sequence MRRCRGAGLAALAVLLLVPSGRAQVQQEPLLETPEGIGINITCSHPKIQSYDLIQWYRQLPSRALEFLALTARGSKDVPAIAGQLRVSADRRWSALWLGRPRRGDAAVYYCALGARAEEPGLRPGTNRRGRGRPGPAGGAAAPPAGAASPRSARDPGALPPPAPAPPPTPALTPAPAPSHRPACSLRPPSAPLLSTGLMGPSCLISLARIPSNPKGL from the exons ATGCGGCGGTGTCGGGGCGCGGGGCTGGCGGCgctggccgtgctgctgctcg TGCCTTCAGGCAGAGCCCAGGTACAGCAGGAGCCACTCCTGGAGACCCCCGAGGGCATCGGCATCAATATCACCTGCTCACATCCCAAAATCCAGAGCTACGATTTGATCCAGTGGTACCGGCAGCTGCCGAGCCGAGCTCTCGAATTCCTCGCCCTCACTGCTAGAGGCTCCAAGGATGTGCCGGCCATTGCGGGCCAGCTGCGGGTGTCGGCAGACCGGCGCTGGAGCGCGCTGTGGCtcgggcggccccggcgcggggACGCGGCCGTGTATTACTGCGCGCTGGGGGCC CGGGCAGaggagccggggctgcggccGGGCACGAACcgccgcgggcggggccggccggggccAGCAGGGGGCGCTgccgctccgcccgccggggccgcctcGCCCCGCTCGGCCCGGGATCCCGGGGCGCTGCCgccaccggcaccggcaccgccaCCGACACCTGCACTGACACCAGCACCGGCACCGAGTCACCGACCAGCTTGCAGTCTCCggcctccctcagcccctcttCTCAGCACTGGTTTAATGGGCCCCAGCTGCCTGATCTCCCTAGCACgaatcccatccaatcccaaAGGCTTGTGA
- the LOC128819663 gene encoding translation initiation factor IF-2-like — translation MRRCRGAGLAALAVLLLVPSGRAQVQQEPLLETTEDIGINISCSHPKIQTNDWIQWYRHLPGRAPEFLALTARSSKDVPAIAGQLRVSADRRSSALWLGRPRRGDAAVYYCALGATGRGAGAAAGHEPPRAGPAGASRGRCRSARRAPLCPAAPSSAPSPHAPTPHSPARPRTRLTTRLQPALAHSPHTARPPLAPEPAAASHQTAAACASASASRPPATPAAALSLLCKAKTCSWRAPGLGTEQAAAPTGAQGLIHGVLSPQ, via the exons ATGCGGCGGTGTCGGGGCGCGGGGCTGGCGGCgctggccgtgctgctgctcg TGCCTTCAGGCAGAGCCCAGGTACAGCAGGAGCCACTCCTAGAGACCACTGAGGACATCGGCATCAACATCAGCTGCTCACATCCCAAAATCCAGACCAACGATTGGATCCAGTGGTACCGTCATCTGCCGGGCCGAGCACCCGAATTCCTCGCCCTCACTGCTAGAAGCTCCAAGGATGTGCCGGCCATTGCGGGCCAGCTGCGGGTGTCGGCAGACCGGCGTTCGAGTGCGCTGTGGCtcgggcggccccggcgcggggACGCGGCCGTGTATTACTGCGCGCTGGGGGCCACGGGCAGaggagccggggctgcggccGGGCACGAACcgccgcgggcggggccggccggggccAGCAGGGGGCGCTGCCGCTCggcccgccgggccccgctTTGCCCcgcagctccttcctctgccccGAGCCCGCACGCACCGACCCCGCAcagccccgcacggccccgcacACGCCTCACAACCCGCCTGCAGCCTGCGCTCGCACACTCGCCACACACAGCCCGGCCTCCCCTCGCTCCCGAGCCCGCCGCCGCCTCACACCAAACTGCTGCCGCCTGCGCCTCTGCCAGCGCCTCTCGCCCTCCGGCCAcgcctgctgctgctctcagcctgctttgcaaagcaaagACATGCTCCTGGAGAGCACCTGGCCTGGGAACTGAGCAAGCAGCTGCACCCACAGGCGCACAGGGGCTAATTCATGGAGTGCTGTCACCTCAGTAG